The following DNA comes from Cytophagales bacterium.
CACTATGCCGGGTGGCCGACGGTCCGCCGCTGCGGTGCCATCGCAATGACGCAATATCATCATTTCAAAATCAGTACGAAAATAGTTCAAAAAAAGAATAAAATAATATTAGCGGAATTTCCGCTTTTAGAATAAATTACTATATTTGGAAAAATTTCATTCATGTCAGCGATATTCATCTCCCCTAAAAGCCAGGAGCAATTCCCGGATATTTATACCAAAGAGGCCATAAAAGCTCTAAATGCTCTGGCCCCTTTGAATGTGGAACAAGCAGCCTTGATGCAACTCCGAAATCAACGAAGACAGGCGCGTATCAAGGACAATTCACCATTAGGTTTTTTACCTGGAGATGTAAGAATTCCGGGAATCGGAAAAACAGTAGATGAAATCAGAAACGGAGATTTTGAATGCAGCATCATTCCTCATGACCTCAAATGTCAATGGATACAGGGAACTGGTCCAGCTGCGCGACCCAATGCACCTACCCAGAAAAGTATCAGAAACGTGGCTTATGCCCTACTTTCAGGAGCTGACGGATGGATGTTTGACGGAGAAGATGCTTTAGGACAGATCGATACCATGTCGCTGGACAATCAGCGAAATCTAAAACTGGCCATAAATCGGGATCCCCTATTCATGGAATCGGCTAGTGAAGTGGCCATTGAAATGAATGCATGGTCCGAAAATTTCCTGGGTAAGAAGATCATCAATGATTGGAAGTCTCAACTGGATTATACCACAGTCATATTTCGAGCACGAGGCTTACACCTATCAGATCGCCATATCTGCGACGTTGATGGAAATCCATTTTCAGCCTCCATTGTTGACCTAACACTATATATTGTCAACAATTACCAGACGCACTTCAAAAACGGATCGTCCCTGGTGGTATACCTGCCGAAGATCCAAACTGCAGAAGAAGCAGCTTTTTGGAACAAGCTACTAACAAAACTTGAAGAGCACCTACAACTCGCTGTAGGAACCATAAAAGCTTACGTCCTTATTGAGCAATTGGAAGCTACTTTTCAACTACTGGAGATTCGTGCTGCATTAGGTAACCACTTCGTTGGTTTCAACACCGGAAGATGGGACTACATCAATAGCGTTTCAGATGCCCTGGCCGGAGACTCAAATTTCATCAATCCGAATATTGAAGCCATCGGGATGACTTATGCTTACATGGCTGCCTATGAGGATCGGGTTCGTCGGGCGGTGAATACGCCAGATCGAAATGGCAACTTCAGTTTATGGCAAGGAGGCATGGAACCAAACATTCCGGTAGGATCAGAAACGGGTGTACAAGCGAGCATGAAAAAAGCCATGAATGGTGCGATTCGAGAACGACAATCCGGCGCCTCCGGAAAGTGGGTTGCTCATTGGAAAATGGTGCACATCATTCGACCAGTTTGGGAAGCTTCAGGTGAGATCAATCAACTTGGAAGGCAATTCGGAGAACTAACCCATACCCTCGAAGATGCGAAAGCACTGTCGGAGTTAGCCCCAGCGCCCAGGACCATTCAGGGCGCAAGAAACCTGTTAAGTGTTGCCCTTCAGTACGGAAATGCCTTTTTACGAGGATTCCAGGCCGCGGCCTTAAAACCAGCCGACTTTTTTACGGATGATGATGTACTGTATCTCATGGAAGACATGGCAACAGGCGAAATCCGGGTCAGCGTACTGTGGGAATGGCTCCATAAAGGAGGAAAGCTAACTGTGGGCGATCCAACACTTGGATTCGATGAAGGAGATACATTCACTTTTCAGGTTTATGAACAACTTCTAGCAGAAGAGTACGAGAAATTGTTACAGGCTAAAAACAAAGACGTTCACGAGGACTCAAAAACCACTACCCTACCAATCGCTCGATTGATCGTGGACACTTGCCTAAGAGAAAAGACCAAGGCTCCCTGGTACATTGATTTATTGAACCTGAACCTGAATAACGATGACTTGAAAGAAGCGCAAAAGAGAATCAGCACCTACTTCGATGAACTAAAATCTACTGGGAATCGAATCACGAAGAATCCCGACCTCAATCCTTTAGAAAATCAATTATCCAATTAAATGCAATACTGAAATGAAAACTGAAAAAGAGCTGATCAACGACGCGATTGACCAGGCCCAAGCCTATTTTAATCTACCCCGATTCAAAGGTGTGAAACGACTTTTTTCGGCACGCCAGGTCGTGGAACAACAAGGCACCATTTACAATGACTACAGTATTGCGAAAGAAGCAGCCGCTGAATTCTATAAGGTCTTAAGAACCAAATTTGATCAGAAAAAACAGATCACAACCTTCGGTCCCTACACTCCTAGTCAGGCAGTTCAAATGAAACGATCCGGCATTGAAGGCATTTATTTAGGCGGCTGGGCTACTTCTGCAAAAGGATCAGTAACAGAGGACCCGGGCGCAGACTTAGCCTCCTATCCTTTGAGTCAGGTACCTGATGAAGCAGCAGGCATTGTTCGTGCTTTATTGACTGCCGACAAAAACCAGCGATTTCAAAGGCTCCGGTTATCCGAAAAAGAAAGAGCGCTGATGCCTTTGGTAGATTTCCGTCCATTCATCATTGCAGATGCAGATACGGGTCACGGCGGAGATGCACATGTTCGTAATTTGATTCGCAGGTTTGTAGAAGCAGGTGTGCCGGGATATCACATTGAAGATCAGAAGCCCGGGACCAAAAAATGTGGTCATCAGGGAGGCAAGGTATTAGTCTCTTGCGATGAACAAATCAAACGGGTCAACACCGCGAGACTTCAATTAGACACAATGCGCGTACAGGGACTTATTGTTGCCAGAACAGATGCAGAAGCAGCCTCTTTGATTGAAAACATTGCAGATGAACGAGATCAACCTTTCGTTTTAGGTGCCACCAACCTGGAAGTTCCTTCTTACAAACATGCATTCCTGGTATTACAGCAATACCTAAACGAGATCGGTGTCATCGACATCAAAGGGCATGAATTATATCAAATCAGTGAAACCGATGCAGGTGCAGCCCGAATCTGGCTGAAAAACGCTGGCGTCCTGAAAGCAGCGGATGAGCTTATTCCCGAGTTGACGAGTCTAGAAAATGATGTATTTGAGAAAGCTTATAATGACATCTCTACTACCCTCGTTTCAACTTGGGAAGATGATGCAGGTGTCATGACCTATCGGAGTGCCGTTGCCATCATTATTGAAGAACTTAGAGGCGATGGCGAAGACGTAGGCATGTGTCATCAGGAATGGTTGAAGTTCGCTAAAACGGCTTCACTTAAGGCAGCACAGGCAAAAGCGGCTGAATTAGGTATTGATGTGAAATGGGATTGCGAGTTGGCACGAACCCCTGAAGGTTACTATCAAGTAAAGGGTGGCATTCCATTCGCGATTGCAAAATCATTGGCAGTGGCTCCTTATGCGGACCTTTTATGGATGGAAACTAAAACGGCGGATTTAGAAGATGCCAGAAAGTTCGCAGAAGCCATTCATGCCATATATCCAGATCAAATGTTGGCTTATAACCTCTCACCTTCTTTCAACTGGGATACTACGGGCATGACGGAAGAAGAAATGAGTCAATTCCCGGAAGAGTTGGGCAAAATGGGTTTTGTATTCAACTTCATCACTTATGGTGGACACCAAATTGATGGGTTAGCCACAGATGAGTTCTCTAACTCTCTGCAAACCGAAGGCATGCTGGCCCTGGCCAAAGTACAGCGGAAACTAAGATTGCTTGATTCCCCATATCGTACCCCGCAATCACATGTGGGCGGACCAAGATTAGACAGTGCGCTCGCTGCTTCATCAGGTAGAACGGCTACCACCAAAGCGATGGGTAAAGGTTCCACTCAATTCCAGCACCTGAAGCAAACAGAGTTACCCAAAACCTTGCTTGCCGAGTGGATTGATACCTGGAAAGAGATGAATGACATCCGGGAGAACATTCAGGTATCGTTGAAGCCACACTTACCTGGCTCTGCTGTGATGGAATTGTCACTACTCTCTGAGCATGGCAAATTGGCAAACATCGTCTTTACCATCATGACGGATCGCAATAAGTTGAACTTGCTATCTGTTCGTGATCAGAATACGTTCCACACCAGCTTGCGCAGAAAGCGATTGATGACCATTCTACATCTGTTCCTGATCAAGCGTTATTCGACTTTTAGCATTCACTACCTCACGCCAACAGTGGATAATAGCCGTCAATGTGAAGGCATGAAACGCATGAAAATCTATAAGGATTTCTCTGAGGAAGTAGGACACATCATTGTTGCTGATGTGAACAAGGAAGCCATTGAAAATGACCATTTCATCGACACAATTCTTGAAAAAGAAACTGTCCTAGCTTAACTATATATTCGATTTGGTTGGTCGCCATGGCTCCTTGGGCTGTGGCGGCTTCATTTTAGACCTCAGCTTGATCTTAGTAAGTTCCATATGAATGATTACGACTTAAATAACCGTTAAGTTTCAAGCCTATTTCCTCATATCAACAATCCGACTCAACTTCCCGCCCTGACTCATCGGTATTTCGCCTTTGTTCAGCAGCTCAATATTCATGGAAATGCCGATATTGTCTTTGATCTTCTTTCCAAATGATCTGGCCAAATCCTGATTAGCGATCTCCACTCCTTCAGCCACTTCCACTTTTACCAGTACCTGATCCATGGTTCCATCACGAGAAACTACTAACTGATAGTTAGGAATCAGGAAATCCATATCCTTGATCACTTCTTCCACCTGGGTGTAAAACAAATTCACGCCTCGGATAATCAACATATCATCCGCCCGACCTTTGATGGTGGACATTTTAATATGGGTCCGTTTGCCATTGGAATCGTAATGCAAGGAGCAAATGTCATTGGTCCAATACCTGAGCAATGGCATGGCTTGCTTGGTCAATGTTGTAAAAACAAGCACTCCTTCCTGCCCATAAGGAAGCGGTTCACCTGTATCCCTATCTACTATTTCGGGAAAAAAGTGATCCTCCCAGACATAGCTACCCGTGCCCTTCTCCTCTACATCTTCCTGTGAAACTCCCGGACCAATGATCTCGCTCAAACCATAAATATTGGTTGCTTCAACATTCAGACCTGCTTCTACTTGTGAGCGTATGGTTTCTGTCCATGGTTCTGCACCTAGCACTGCATATTTTACAGCCAAACTACCGGTATCAATTCCTCGTTTTGTACACTCTTCGGCTAAGGTCTGCGCATAGGATGGTGTACAACAAATGACCTCCGGTTTAAAGTCCTGCAATATCATCAATTGGCGATCCGTCATTCCTCCCGAAACCGGAATAACCGCCATACCTAGTTTGGTCGCACCTCCGTGCATACCTAACCCTCCTGTAAATAGCCCATACCCATAGGCATTGTGTAATTTCATGCCCGGCCGAGCTCCTGCACAAACCAGTGACCGAGCTACTACCTCATCAAAAAGCGCCAGATCCTGATGATTATAGCCAACCACTGTTGGTTTCCCAGTGGTCCCGCTGGATGCATGAATTCTTCTGATCTGATCTTCAGGTTCGGCAAACAACCCATACGGATACTGATCTCTTAAGTCCGTCTTTCTAGTGAAAGGAAGCTTGGACAGGTCGTCAATCCCATTGATATCATTGGGGTGAATACCTCTTTCTGAAAGCAGCTTTCGATAAAAAGGTACATGATCGTATTGTCGCTGTAGCATGGTTTTCAATCGCTGAGACTGAAGTTTGCGTAGCTCATCTAAAGGAAGGGTTTCTCTTTCGGGGTTGTAGAGCATGGGGTTTGGGTTAGCTGTCCTTAAGGTAATTCCATAATCATCTCCTGCAATCGAGATTACGGACATTTTTGACCCTTTTGAAATTTTAAGGTCAAAAATTCCGAAATGACGGGGTTGAAAAACTTCTATTCCAGTTTCAACTTCTCAGGCACATCCTTCAAATGTGCGTAGGGAAACTGACCAATTTTCCTCAAGTCATAGTAGCCATCCAGGCCTGAAATTCCTGCCGAACCCAGAGTTTCCAAATTCAATTGACCGGTTTCACTCATGGCCTCATCAGGGAAGATCAAATGCTGTACTTTCCCGATCATTAAAATGGTCTTATTCACCCTGATCGGTATTTCATCAACCAATTCCAATCCGAACTTCAAGGGGCTTTCTTTTACAAAAGGAGCATGGAATCCCTCAATATATTCCTCCTGAAAACCACAATATTCAAACTCACTCTGCTCTTTGGGGAATTTAGCAGAAGTGAAGTGCGCATTTTCCACCATTCCAGTAGGGACATGGTTGATGGTATAGACACCCGTTGCTTTGATGTTCAAATAAGTATCCCTCGGTTTTTCATCTTGAGGACGCATGACAAAGCCAATCACTGCAGGATCACTTCCCAGGTGCACCACACTGCTAAATATTCCCACATTGGGGAAACCGTCTTCTGATTTCGTGGCAATCAAATTGGCAGGTTTGATACCTGTCATGGAATTAATCAGATTGGCTCGCTTGAAGCGTTCCATTTGCTCGATATCATGTTTTGAGTAATACACTATAGATCATTTGAGGTCTTATTAATTGAAAAACCAGCATTCTCAAGTATTGTTTTGAATGATTAGAATTGTTTTCTACTTGGATTGTAATGAGTCCTGAGGTAGTGAAATAGCGATTCGATTTTATATCTGTCCGAATGATCAGTCAATTTTTGTCTTGAATCAGGAAAAACAAGAATGATTTCCCGGTATCTCACACGATAACTATTGGTCCTTTCTTGCCAATAGATCAGATCTTTAAGATCATAATGCTTTTCTGAATAATGTCGTTTAATCATCAAAGAAGTACCAGAATGATTGACTTTAATGTAAATCCTTAGATTAGCCAAAACCATCCAAAAGAAGGATGCATTCAGTAAGAATGAAAATAACACCAATTCAATCTCTGTTTGATATATCCAGATAGCATGAGTCAAAAAATACTTACCAGCAGGAAAAAGATGGAACCCCCAAGGAAGAGACAGTAATTCACGAAATGCTTCGATTATCTCGTCAATCGATAAATCAGTACAGCAGCTCTTTTAGATTGCATCGGAAATGTATGCAAATGTCCCGTCTCGTGAATGGTATGATCATCTGCTCCAGCCATACCCAGGCCATCCAATCCCATCTCAATGTATTCGGAAGTAAAGGAAATATCCGCGGCACCCGCATCACTTGGATTCACAGGCTTCACCGGATCAAAACCCAGGTCTGTACTTACCTTACTGAACTGCTCCAGCAATGCATAATTCCCATCTGTAGGAGCAAAAGGCGGATAGCCTTCTGAAAATTCGATGATCGCGGAAGTGCCAGGCAAATTCCGAGTGACAATTTCCATCATGGTATTTTGTGCTTTCTCCAATTGCTCAGGAGATAAACACCGAATGTCCCCAGTCACCGTCACTTCTTTTGACACGACATTGTCTTTTCCATAGGCTGTACTGCTATTCTCAACTTCCGAATAATTCACAGTTGTACCGCCAGCAAACATACCAGGGTTAAAGGTCAAAAATTCTTCAGAAGCTAGCTCTTCATAAAATTGATACAAGATGCGCGAGGCTTCATAAATGGCCCCTGCACCTACTGAAGGTTTGAATATCTGCGAAGAGTGTGCAGCATTCCCGGTCACAGTCAACTTCCAACCAGAGGAACTTCTTCTTGCCACATTCGCGGTGAGCGGATTACCATCTCCATTCTCAAAACCCAGAGCTATATCGGCCCATTTCGCCGCCTCGATCAATTCTTTTTTGGATTCAGACAATGGTGAACCACTTAGCTCTTCATCACCGGTCATCACTACTGTGATGTTCATTTTTTTCAACAACCCCTGTGCATGTAACGCTCGTAGTGCTTGTAAAATGATCACATCTCCACCTTTCATGTCGGCAATTCCAGGGCCTTTAATGGTATTCTCGTCTATCTGTTCCCATTCCTGCGCCGGGCTATCTGGCTCAAACACGGTATCCAGATGACCAATTAGTAGCAATTTCTTTCCTTTTCCTCCTTCAATTTTAGCTACCAGGTGACCGGCTCTGTCAAAGGAAGAACCATCCGCCCATCGCACTTCCATTCCCAGTTCTTCAAAAAGCGGCATCAACTCTTTTCCAACTTGCTGAACTCCCTCAAAATTCATGGTCCCGCTGTTGATGTTGATCAGCTTTTTCAATAAATCCAGGGCATTTTCATTGTTGGCATCCATGTATTGCGCCAGTTTTTTCTCGGTTTTATTGAGTTGAGCAGTCGCAACGGTGATGAAGTTCACCAATACCATTATCAAGAGGAAGGAACGAATCATATGTATCAATTTAGGCTCTAATATAGCATGAAGGGCTATTTCCTATATCAGTATGCGTCTTTTTGGGTAAAAGGAATCATGGTTTTTCGGTAAAAATCCAATAAAAAATTACCCTTAATTGGGTATTGTACAGGCTGTTGTGGTAGTCTACTTTTGGAATAGCTTGAAAAAGCTGATCAACTAAAGCTTTCTAGCTTAACACCGCCCAAAGGGACCCTCATCAAATGGTGAGGGTCTTATTTTTTATATAATATCTAAAAAGTAGATTAACATCCGAAATCAACCATTCTTATCATTCACCACGCTTCCTTTCCGTTCTTTTTCCATTGAAGAAAAAGAACCAAAAATTCTAGGCTGGATTCATTTTTTAACGCTTTTTAAGCCAAAAGAGCAAGAATAAAATAAACTCGCCATGTGATTCACTTAATGAATCTAAACTACATAAGTCTCGAACAGAATTTTATTCTTTACTGCTCTTATTCGTCTCAAAAAACTAAAATGGATCAAGGCCAATCCCAAAACGTGAATTTGCGTCTATCAATGCGATATGGCTTTAATCTAAAAGTAAGACAGAAGTTTGACTTACTTTTTCAAGTAATCTCTGATAGTCTTAGCTAAGGCATCAGCTGCACTTGGTTGCATGCGAAACCACAACTCCGGCTCGATCAATTCCATTTCTCCCAGGTTCCATTGGTCTTTATCGTTCTTGATCAAGTCTACCCTTGCATAAAAGGGTAGTGAGGGGCAGGATTTCACTACATGTTCCGCAAAGGCTATTGCTGTTTTGTCTGGTTCTTCCATTCGAATACTCCCTCCAAAGTCACTTTGCACGCGATAATCACCCGCCTTAGCCACTTTCCGAATGCCATGAGTTACTTTACCATCAATGACGATTATCGATAACTCACCTTCTTCAAGGACCCGACTCAAAAAAGGCTGAATCATCATGGTTTTATCCTTACATAAGTTATCAAACATGCTTTGGGTTGATGCCTGGCTCAACACTTCATAAGTAAGTCGGTGTGTGTCCCTGGCCGTTGCAGAAATGGTAGGTTTAATAACGATTTCATCCCATCCGTACTTGTCGGCAACCCCTCGAAGCTGTTGCTGCGATCCTTTCACGACGAGCACCGAAGGCACAATACTGATGCCTTTCGACTGCAGGTCCATGAGGTAGGTCTTCTCCACATTCCAAAAGACAAGCTCCTGAGGGTTGATGAATTCGGTTAAAGACTTGATTTTTTCGAGCCATTGCTTAAACTCGGAGAATCGATCAAAATAATCCCAGGTACTGCGAAAGATCACGGTTTTTGTCAAAGACCAATCAAATTCAGGATCATCCCAGGATTTTCTATCAACATTCAGCCCTTGTTGAAGACAAGCATCCATTAGAATTTGATCGTCTTCCAACACGTCCAAATCGTAAGGTGTAGGATCAACCGGATCCAGATATCGGGGATCCGTCAGAATAACAAGGTCCCGCATTTACTGTGCAACAGTAAGGATATCTGTCCCTAAGACCCGGTTACCTGGCAATTCGTACCAGGTACGATTATTCGGAATCTTCATACTCCCCACCGTGAATAATCCTTCCGTGGGAATGTATTCGCCTTTTCCGGCCGCTTCATCCTTGTAGAACTTATAAGCGATCATCGCAAAGTTGTCCTTGCGCATATAGAAATACCAGATATCTTTTTCATAGGGCACACGCAACACATAGCACGCTACTCCATCGACCTCTTCCTCAGTATATGTTTCATCTAGATTTGTACCTGGATCTTTCAGCTTCATGGGTAACCCCCATAAATAGGTGTAGTAATTGCGGAGCATCAATCCACGTTCGGAGGTACCTTCTCCTTTTTCTACCACACAATCCTCTACCTCCACTTTATAGACTTCCTCGTCATTACGATTCAGCTTAAAAAAACTCTTGCTGTTGTCAATCATAGCAATTGTTTTTCTATCTGGTCCATTAGGGCGGGTTTCTTTGAAGGTCAGCTCCGTTTTGAGTGAAGGCCACTCACCTTTGGGATCATGAAAAGCAATTGAATTATTCAATATTTCCTCTGCGGAAAGTTGCTGGCTTTTGGCCAGATGAAACAACATGACTAAACAAAAAGAAACCGTCAGTAATCGTCGCATGGTATGGTTTTAAACCTCAAAAAAACAGATGTCATATGGACACCCTTAAGTTGAATAATTTTTGTTTAAAAATACATCCTTCTTCTGTTAACTAAAGCGATACGATAAGCGTTATGCTATCTATGGAAGAGTCGAAACAGAAAACGGCGAAAAAAGCCATCACAAAAGAAAAACTGCAACTTCGATTTATCGAGTATTTGTTGTTGAATGAGCGGACACCTACTTCGGTATTTGCTTTTTGTCATTCACTGAAAATCAAAGAGGCAGACTTCTACGATCACTATAATTCGTTCAGGGCTTTAGAGGGGGATATTTGGAAATCATGGTTCGACGCCACGTTGGATATCCTGCACAAAGACGAAGCTTATGTCCAATATTCCGTTCGAGAGAAGTTACTGGCCTTTTATTACACGTGGATAGAAGTCATCAAAGGAAACCGCAGTTTCGTATTGATGAAATTCGATCGGATGCCTCAGAAAGAGATCAATCCTGAATTCTTCAAGCCTTTGCATCATGCTTTCAAGGAATACGTCAATGATCTATTGTTAGAAGGAAAAGACACAGCAGAAATCGCAGATCGTCCATTTAGCAAACAATATGACAAAGGATTTTGGATCCAGTTCATGTTCCTGACCCGATTCTGGGCCAAGGATGACAGCCACGGATACGAACAAACCGATGCTGCGATTGAAAAGGCGGTGAATTTCTCCTTTGACCTGGTGAGCAAAGGTCCATTGGACTCCTTCCTCGATCTGGCGAAATTTTTATATCAGAGCAACAAAATTTAATTCATTTTATGAAGGAACAAACCACGATCCCAACCGGAAAAGTGTCCAGGGCGGTAAAATTTGTGAAGACGGGAGCAAAAGTGGGTGGCAACTACATCAAGCACTATGGTAGAAAGCTTGTGGATGCCAATGCTTCCAGAGAAACACTGGATAAGGA
Coding sequences within:
- a CDS encoding malate synthase encodes the protein MSAIFISPKSQEQFPDIYTKEAIKALNALAPLNVEQAALMQLRNQRRQARIKDNSPLGFLPGDVRIPGIGKTVDEIRNGDFECSIIPHDLKCQWIQGTGPAARPNAPTQKSIRNVAYALLSGADGWMFDGEDALGQIDTMSLDNQRNLKLAINRDPLFMESASEVAIEMNAWSENFLGKKIINDWKSQLDYTTVIFRARGLHLSDRHICDVDGNPFSASIVDLTLYIVNNYQTHFKNGSSLVVYLPKIQTAEEAAFWNKLLTKLEEHLQLAVGTIKAYVLIEQLEATFQLLEIRAALGNHFVGFNTGRWDYINSVSDALAGDSNFINPNIEAIGMTYAYMAAYEDRVRRAVNTPDRNGNFSLWQGGMEPNIPVGSETGVQASMKKAMNGAIRERQSGASGKWVAHWKMVHIIRPVWEASGEINQLGRQFGELTHTLEDAKALSELAPAPRTIQGARNLLSVALQYGNAFLRGFQAAALKPADFFTDDDVLYLMEDMATGEIRVSVLWEWLHKGGKLTVGDPTLGFDEGDTFTFQVYEQLLAEEYEKLLQAKNKDVHEDSKTTTLPIARLIVDTCLREKTKAPWYIDLLNLNLNNDDLKEAQKRISTYFDELKSTGNRITKNPDLNPLENQLSN
- a CDS encoding isocitrate lyase family protein, whose amino-acid sequence is MKTEKELINDAIDQAQAYFNLPRFKGVKRLFSARQVVEQQGTIYNDYSIAKEAAAEFYKVLRTKFDQKKQITTFGPYTPSQAVQMKRSGIEGIYLGGWATSAKGSVTEDPGADLASYPLSQVPDEAAGIVRALLTADKNQRFQRLRLSEKERALMPLVDFRPFIIADADTGHGGDAHVRNLIRRFVEAGVPGYHIEDQKPGTKKCGHQGGKVLVSCDEQIKRVNTARLQLDTMRVQGLIVARTDAEAASLIENIADERDQPFVLGATNLEVPSYKHAFLVLQQYLNEIGVIDIKGHELYQISETDAGAARIWLKNAGVLKAADELIPELTSLENDVFEKAYNDISTTLVSTWEDDAGVMTYRSAVAIIIEELRGDGEDVGMCHQEWLKFAKTASLKAAQAKAAELGIDVKWDCELARTPEGYYQVKGGIPFAIAKSLAVAPYADLLWMETKTADLEDARKFAEAIHAIYPDQMLAYNLSPSFNWDTTGMTEEEMSQFPEELGKMGFVFNFITYGGHQIDGLATDEFSNSLQTEGMLALAKVQRKLRLLDSPYRTPQSHVGGPRLDSALAASSGRTATTKAMGKGSTQFQHLKQTELPKTLLAEWIDTWKEMNDIRENIQVSLKPHLPGSAVMELSLLSEHGKLANIVFTIMTDRNKLNLLSVRDQNTFHTSLRRKRLMTILHLFLIKRYSTFSIHYLTPTVDNSRQCEGMKRMKIYKDFSEEVGHIIVADVNKEAIENDHFIDTILEKETVLA
- a CDS encoding phenylacetate--CoA ligase gives rise to the protein MSVISIAGDDYGITLRTANPNPMLYNPERETLPLDELRKLQSQRLKTMLQRQYDHVPFYRKLLSERGIHPNDINGIDDLSKLPFTRKTDLRDQYPYGLFAEPEDQIRRIHASSGTTGKPTVVGYNHQDLALFDEVVARSLVCAGARPGMKLHNAYGYGLFTGGLGMHGGATKLGMAVIPVSGGMTDRQLMILQDFKPEVICCTPSYAQTLAEECTKRGIDTGSLAVKYAVLGAEPWTETIRSQVEAGLNVEATNIYGLSEIIGPGVSQEDVEEKGTGSYVWEDHFFPEIVDRDTGEPLPYGQEGVLVFTTLTKQAMPLLRYWTNDICSLHYDSNGKRTHIKMSTIKGRADDMLIIRGVNLFYTQVEEVIKDMDFLIPNYQLVVSRDGTMDQVLVKVEVAEGVEIANQDLARSFGKKIKDNIGISMNIELLNKGEIPMSQGGKLSRIVDMRK
- a CDS encoding flavin reductase, coding for MERFKRANLINSMTGIKPANLIATKSEDGFPNVGIFSSVVHLGSDPAVIGFVMRPQDEKPRDTYLNIKATGVYTINHVPTGMVENAHFTSAKFPKEQSEFEYCGFQEEYIEGFHAPFVKESPLKFGLELVDEIPIRVNKTILMIGKVQHLIFPDEAMSETGQLNLETLGSAGISGLDGYYDLRKIGQFPYAHLKDVPEKLKLE
- a CDS encoding M20/M25/M40 family metallo-hydrolase, which encodes MIRSFLLIMVLVNFITVATAQLNKTEKKLAQYMDANNENALDLLKKLININSGTMNFEGVQQVGKELMPLFEELGMEVRWADGSSFDRAGHLVAKIEGGKGKKLLLIGHLDTVFEPDSPAQEWEQIDENTIKGPGIADMKGGDVIILQALRALHAQGLLKKMNITVVMTGDEELSGSPLSESKKELIEAAKWADIALGFENGDGNPLTANVARRSSSGWKLTVTGNAAHSSQIFKPSVGAGAIYEASRILYQFYEELASEEFLTFNPGMFAGGTTVNYSEVENSSTAYGKDNVVSKEVTVTGDIRCLSPEQLEKAQNTMMEIVTRNLPGTSAIIEFSEGYPPFAPTDGNYALLEQFSKVSTDLGFDPVKPVNPSDAGAADISFTSEYIEMGLDGLGMAGADDHTIHETGHLHTFPMQSKRAAVLIYRLTR
- a CDS encoding DUF6503 family protein, which translates into the protein MRRLLTVSFCLVMLFHLAKSQQLSAEEILNNSIAFHDPKGEWPSLKTELTFKETRPNGPDRKTIAMIDNSKSFFKLNRNDEEVYKVEVEDCVVEKGEGTSERGLMLRNYYTYLWGLPMKLKDPGTNLDETYTEEEVDGVACYVLRVPYEKDIWYFYMRKDNFAMIAYKFYKDEAAGKGEYIPTEGLFTVGSMKIPNNRTWYELPGNRVLGTDILTVAQ
- a CDS encoding TetR family transcriptional regulator C-terminal domain-containing protein, which produces MEESKQKTAKKAITKEKLQLRFIEYLLLNERTPTSVFAFCHSLKIKEADFYDHYNSFRALEGDIWKSWFDATLDILHKDEAYVQYSVREKLLAFYYTWIEVIKGNRSFVLMKFDRMPQKEINPEFFKPLHHAFKEYVNDLLLEGKDTAEIADRPFSKQYDKGFWIQFMFLTRFWAKDDSHGYEQTDAAIEKAVNFSFDLVSKGPLDSFLDLAKFLYQSNKI